The Brachypodium distachyon strain Bd21 chromosome 4, Brachypodium_distachyon_v3.0, whole genome shotgun sequence nucleotide sequence AAAATAAGCCATAAAGGACCTGTGTAGGTAAATAAACAAATGTGCCAACTGGAATGCATATAGACTAAGTGCATAAGTTAAAGCCTCAATAGTCAGTATCTAGGTCTTTGGTACAGGGGAAAACATAGATACAGATGTCCAGGGTGCTGCACTACGTGATATCGACTCCAGTGTTTCAGAACTCAAGAATCTCAGTCACACTCAACactgttatttttttagtgTCCATTTAATAGAAACACAATATCATTGTCGGATGCCATGCAGAGTACAGAAAGATATAGCTAATCTGATGCAGATAATTTTGCGAAGACTGGTATATTCAAAGTACATAACTATTTCGTACCCCaagaaaatacacaaaaaaaagcacaGAATAGCAATAGGGTGCGAAAATAGCAACCCTCATCCAACAGTTCAGTTAAATGCTTAAATACTACTACATGCAGTGCAAGTATATGGAGTACAAAATCTGTTAAAGCAGTTAAAAATAGCAGTCAAATAAAGGATCAGAGACCAAGCATAGCATCAAAAACTGCATGACACAGCCACTAGTGCTAGAAGAGATAACTCAGCTCCCCTGAGATTCATTATGGATCAAGACATTTTCAGCATACCACTCTCACATCCCTACCGTCCACAAGCTGAATTCAATACTAGTTCGATTCAATCATCACATGGATCACACAACTACCATTGTCCACATGTACAATGGATCTTGTGTGCACAACTTCCTCGCATAAAGATGTAGAAGCGATGATGTGCTGGAACTAAGTGAATATGTTTCGTCCTAACTAACAAAATCGAACATACAACAAGCCAACGTTGCAAATGCAGGCCTCTCTCAAACAACACAACACGATtgaaggcaaaacaactacgATAACCAACTATTTCATATCCATAGCAAACTGCAACACAGGAACCAAAATGCACGAAAATATTACCCCTCGGTGTAATCGGCCTGGAGAAGATCCAGGTAGTGGTCCCACTTGTTTCCAATCACCTgcacaagcaaacaaaataacaaGAACTGTTTAGAACAATTTATTTGCACAATACAAGTAAACACTAACGGTAAATCCTGAGCACGTTTTGGGGAGGATAGATGgcaaaaatctcaaaaatcAACCACCACGGAGACCCAAAAGCATAGTCTAGAGGTGGCCGATACCCGCGGTGTGCCGTGAGCCGCAGCGCGCGTGTCCCCATACAAGGGGGTGCATCCGGAGAGCGGATCCTAATCGCCGACGCCAGAGAAGCACGAAGGGCGGGGGTGATGGGGGTTTACCTTGCCGCAGGTGAAGCAGCGAACCGGGATGATCATCTTCGATGCtgcgtctccgccgccgccgccgctggagaagaaggcctAGGGAGGGTAGGGTTTTGGGGGCACAcgcgaaggagagggagagaccgagagagtGGAAACGAAAGGCTGCACTTATGGGGAAGGTCCTTTGCAAACGAACCCCTGGATAACTAtgaaaatcaaaattaacCTAAGGGCTTTATTGAAACTTTTGGAGGTACTGTCAGGTGGGTCCAGACCTGATTCAAGGTGACATACGGCCAGTGCCGTGCTGGCCACTGTCAGGTGGGTCCGGACCCACGGACCAGTAGACCAAACGGCACGGGAGCCTGCTCCATTCAAGGGCTCTCTCCTGTTTTTCTATCCTTCAAACTTCTATATAACTCATGGGAAAATGAAAGAGTTCCAGACTCCAGGGCCTCTAATTTGCAGGGTCCTCTCAGGTTAAATTGTACGAGTACTTCTTGTCTTCTTGAGGCAAGGATCTATCTTTGTTCGTATTGCATTAGAAATATGCACAACTCGGAGAAAGGGCCAATTCCTCAAACAAACCCTCTATTCAAACACCTGTTtgcctctttttttccttaacATTCTTGAAATTTGAAAAGGTGATATTTcaagggcctctttgattaaaaaaaaggattatGATTTTTAGAAAGAAATCAAACTGTAATGAGAAGGTGTTCTTTTTTCCAATGATTGTGTATCTACTAagaaagagagggaggggggaaGTAAGAGAATTTCTCTCTGGCGCTAGAGGAGTATCGATGACTTCAAATCGCCATGTCCGTCACACACCTGCTGATAATATCTCTGGGAGGCAATCTACGCTGATAAGGAAACTTCCATTGAGTAGAACCATTTGGAAACgccgtgtgtgtgttttctacGATGTAATTAAACACTCTCTGGTGCAAATTCCTGTGGTATTTAGTTTTACAGAATTTGAGACACAACGTTGCTATTCTAAATTTTCTATATTTCTGATAAAACTGAGGGGATATTTCTGTATTTTAAAATCAAGAAACCAATGAGGACCTGGCCTTATTTCATAAGCATGTCCGACTGTCAGGAGCATGGAGCAGGCGCAATTGCTCTTTCAGGAATTGCCAAAACGAATACTGGAGTTTACATTGGTCCTCGCCTCCTCGGCCAAGTGCCTACTCCACTCTGTAGTGAACATGAAGGAAACAACGAATAACATAGTGATCTGTTTTATTACTGATGGATAAGACATTCGAGGAAGAATTAACCGAAAAAACATTTGATTGATTCCAGAGAATAGAGTGATACATATACGGGAAATGTCACATCAAGAATAGAGTGATACTAAGGTCTCAGGGAGGTACAGAGCTgtgtaaagataaagatgcTAAGGTAATTATGCCCTCAAGTCAAACAGTAACCAGGCTTCCACTGGATCTTAAACAAAAATATGCATACTACTGccccgatccatattaattgtcaaaatattacgtgtatctagacgctttttagacagatacattcatatttggacaaatttgagataattaatatggatcggagggagtacatataaATATTGGTTCCATTTTCCCCCTCAAGATAGACTAAatcacattttcttttcagggCAAAATATACCCTGCCAACaaacaagtgtttacaggaTCAAATGAATACCATGTCAtcctgaaaagaaaaactgaattCATGCTTATCATGCACAGTTCACATTCCAGGACAACTCCTGGTAATTCACATTCCAGGAAACACAAGGACAAGTAAATCAAGAAACTAAACGGtatcaagaaaacaaattacaaATATCGTATACTTATATAGGCCAGCTTTGGGATCATCCCTGATACCAAAATGTAGTACTGAAACGTGTTATTTCTTCCTAACTTTAACACGTGGGATGCAGTCTGAACACTGAAATTTGACAAATGATGAACAAATACATGTAAGATTCCCGTTTCACTATCCCGCCTCACCGTAACTGAGAAGAAGAGAATAGGCAAAAACAATCATCCTCTATTCGAAAATCTTCTCGCCAGTTGAGAAAATCAAGAAAATGACTGAACTAAAAATACAAAGGTATCCTGGAACAAAGAAGACTGTTTTCCATGTTTCTGAGCTTGTTAGATCCATGTTAGAAGCCTTTGCAGCCTCCAGAATATTTCCCGTGAGACCGACGCCAACTATCCCAGCTAATGTCCCAGCTGTGTTTGAAACCCCCATCACTATGCCGGCAAATTTTGGAGCAACATCCATGTGATTCACTGCAAAACCTGCTCTTCCTAGAGCCAGAAAACCAAGAGATATGGACGAACAGATCACAGTCCCTGAGGGTGTCCCAAATGAAGGAAGGGCCATAAGTGCAACAGCCGAGACAACGAACCCAATGGTGTTCAGGAGCTTCCTTGTCTTGGTAACTGATAAGATCCTTCTTGTAATCAAGTGATCAGCAACCACTCCACCAATATTGGAAAATATAAACATGTTGAAATAGGGAAGCATCTTCGAGGATCCCATATCCTGGAGGCTGAGCTTAAGGGCTAATTCAAAATAGGTAGGCAGCCAATTCATGATAACATACAAGGCATAGTGGAAAGTGAAATTGTTGACGACAATTGCCCAAACCGGTAGACTGAAGATAATCCTTCGCCATGGTATCTTTACAGTGCGAGGTGCAACAACCCCACCTGCTtgtgccttgatcttctctcGAGATGCCACCTTTGGCATTGCCACTTTTGGAAGGTCAGTACGAGGTGGCTCACTGGAAAACTTCAACCATATTAGAGACCATGCTACTCCCAGTACTGCTTCAACAAAGAAAACTGACTGGGGTCCCATGTGCTTCACTAGACTTGGAAAAAACAGCATACCACCAGCTGCCCCAAGGTACATCCCTGAGGTTGTTAAAGATACTGAGCGAGAGCGCTCCTGAGGTGGCACCCATTGTGCCAGAACAGTGTGAATGGCAGGAAATATGAAGCCTTGTGCTACACCAACAAAAAGGCGAGAAAGCACCAGAATGACTACTCTGTTTGGGTCTAGTGGGATTAAACCACATATCAAAGACCACAACAAGAATGACAGCAGCAGAACACGTCTACCTCCCATTCTCTGGGCTGCCCACCCACCAGGAATTTGTGATAAAACATAACCATAATAGAACATGGAGAGTATCATgcctttgtttgcttgattcaCCTCAATTGCATCAGCTGATACGGTGTAAGCAATCGAGAAACCCACCCGTTCAATGTAGCAAACATTTGTGCAGATGAATGTCAGAAATACTATGACATAACGCCTTGGGAACTTCAGTCTCGCCATTACTAACTACAGATGGAGCACAGAGTTCTATAACAGTCTTAATCAGGCCACCACTTGCTGACCTCCCACGAATATTCACCAGGTTTTACCATAAACATGTATTTCTTCCTTCCATCTTTGGGGATACTAAGATCTGAAACAGATAAAATACTGATCATTCACCAATATGAAACAATGTGGGCTTCTTCAACCGTGCTTCATATATCGGTACCAGTTTACTGATCTCATAAGCAATTTAACACAGAAAAAGCTCTATATGCTGCTCATTAACTCAAGAGACCTGCTCAATGAAGACATACATCATTTAGTTAGATTAACCGAGACATTGATTATATGCAAATCGTGTCACTTCTGCTATAATGTGGTGCTACAATGCAAAGTGATACTCGACCATGGTTAGAAATCAAATGATGCAAAATCTG carries:
- the LOC100823011 gene encoding probable anion transporter 7, which codes for MARLKFPRRYVIVFLTFICTNVCYIERVGFSIAYTVSADAIEVNQANKGMILSMFYYGYVLSQIPGGWAAQRMGGRRVLLLSFLLWSLICGLIPLDPNRVVILVLSRLFVGVAQGFIFPAIHTVLAQWVPPQERSRSVSLTTSGMYLGAAGGMLFFPSLVKHMGPQSVFFVEAVLGVAWSLIWLKFSSEPPRTDLPKVAMPKVASREKIKAQAGGVVAPRTVKIPWRRIIFSLPVWAIVVNNFTFHYALYVIMNWLPTYFELALKLSLQDMGSSKMLPYFNMFIFSNIGGVVADHLITRRILSVTKTRKLLNTIGFVVSAVALMALPSFGTPSGTVICSSISLGFLALGRAGFAVNHMDVAPKFAGIVMGVSNTAGTLAGIVGVGLTGNILEAAKASNMDLTSSETWKTVFFVPGYLCIFSSVIFLIFSTGEKIFE